Proteins co-encoded in one Lentisphaera araneosa HTCC2155 genomic window:
- the dnaE gene encoding DNA polymerase III subunit alpha translates to MSKAPYVPLHIHTDFSMLQSACTMPALIKRLEEGGFEAAALTDFANMCGSIAFTNGLKKANIKPILGCYTYLNNSRTQNPSNMSSFNGLILLAKNNVGYQNLCKINAQSHLESFHIKPRIDRSFLRQYSEGIIAIAPFHDSDIASDLSKNIDPTNALNFYVDIFGKENFYLEIQKHKREGDDEKYPLVLQLAKDNEIGLVASQTVYYPEAKMAIPHDIVCCVGEKTVHDPQKLRFPEKNYYLHLPEEMEGLFSDVPEALENTRKIANQCDVAFDTSEHYPVYPMSDDRTQQQFLLEICVGGLKERYGLDHKNPKDQREKEIVERTDFELGVIHKSGYDSYFLVVWDFINWSKTNDIPVGPGRGSGAGSIVAYLTGITNIDPIKYNLLFERFLNPERISPPDFDIDFCERRRPEVIDYVRKKYGSEKVAQIGTYGTMKAKAVIKDVTRALGYEHTRADQITKLIPEDLKITLHKALFDPKIKSEELIALNDSEEWVKQIIDNAMPLEGLNRNMGIHACGVIIGDQELTNLIPLISGANGEVVTQFSAGPCEDLGLLKMDFLGLRTLTLIKDTLGLIKENHDIEIDIEAIPIDDRRTYKLFQEGKTTAVFQYESAGMQKYMKELQPTVFPDLIAMNALYRPGPIAYIPSFIERKHGREEITYDCEGMDEYLQETYGITVYQEQVMLLSQKLGNFTKGEADTLRKAMGKKKMDLLAQLKPKFLDQGEGNGHDRKKLEETWEKWEAFASYAFNKSHSTCYAWVAYQTAYLKAHYPAEFMAAVMTSELGNADKVTFFLEECRNLGLKVLPPNINKSKVTFSVENGAIRFALGAIKGVGTSASETIVRIRKEGEYESFMNLCERVGHTNVSRKVLEGIIASGGMDEFGNKRSALTQFIDRALEHSSSKANDLAMGQMSLFAEVEEVNTISPDDSMPEWDLRYKLDMEKTLLGFYATGHPVGEHKQLIKKFSSNSITGLKKQSEDRAVARLGVMISNLNLRKTKKGKTFASFNAEDLSDGIECICWDYDQNSEALKDNSTILIEAEFSREPRTQLIVRNAIPIHESVSAHTEQTLIILDESKLDQEKESQFKELCSKNIGIVNDYEQRLLTQTALRMVHKSQKDLIPKFEKYLRDTFLQNSNRLQLEKLLTQAEFATFNQNTLLQEDQKRKLLQFFKEIRSTHRLYIRVLTADEKDIWLEPSKNKNFLPTWNFINQMNEIFGTGSIKIKASPYQGELRKQYRPARA, encoded by the coding sequence ATGAGCAAAGCACCCTACGTACCCTTACATATACATACAGATTTCAGTATGTTGCAGTCTGCCTGCACCATGCCAGCCCTTATCAAAAGACTTGAGGAAGGAGGCTTCGAAGCAGCTGCATTAACTGACTTTGCCAACATGTGTGGCTCCATTGCCTTTACTAATGGCTTGAAAAAAGCGAACATCAAACCCATTCTTGGCTGTTATACTTACCTTAACAATTCTAGAACTCAAAACCCTAGTAACATGAGCTCTTTTAACGGATTGATTTTATTGGCCAAGAATAATGTCGGCTATCAAAATTTGTGTAAGATCAACGCTCAATCACATCTAGAAAGCTTTCATATAAAACCCCGCATTGATCGCTCTTTTTTACGCCAGTACTCAGAAGGCATCATTGCTATTGCCCCATTTCATGATAGTGATATCGCGTCTGATCTTAGCAAAAATATTGACCCCACAAATGCGCTCAATTTCTATGTCGATATTTTTGGCAAAGAAAATTTTTATCTTGAAATACAAAAACACAAGCGTGAAGGCGACGACGAAAAATACCCGCTCGTTCTTCAGCTTGCTAAAGACAATGAGATCGGATTAGTTGCCTCTCAAACAGTTTATTATCCAGAAGCAAAAATGGCAATCCCCCACGATATCGTATGTTGCGTAGGTGAAAAAACAGTCCATGACCCTCAGAAATTGCGATTTCCTGAAAAAAACTACTACCTCCATCTGCCAGAAGAAATGGAGGGATTATTCTCTGACGTGCCCGAAGCTCTCGAAAACACCAGAAAAATTGCCAATCAATGCGATGTAGCATTCGACACCAGCGAGCACTACCCTGTCTACCCCATGTCAGACGATCGTACTCAGCAACAATTCTTGTTAGAAATTTGTGTTGGTGGCCTCAAAGAACGCTATGGACTCGATCACAAAAACCCTAAAGATCAACGCGAGAAAGAAATCGTTGAAAGAACTGACTTTGAGCTAGGGGTGATTCATAAATCGGGATACGACTCCTACTTTTTGGTTGTCTGGGACTTTATTAATTGGTCCAAAACAAACGATATCCCTGTCGGACCTGGCCGCGGGTCGGGCGCAGGCTCCATTGTCGCTTACTTAACTGGGATCACCAATATTGACCCCATCAAATACAACCTTCTTTTCGAACGTTTCCTAAACCCTGAACGTATCTCTCCTCCGGATTTCGATATTGACTTTTGCGAACGTCGCAGACCCGAAGTTATTGATTACGTAAGGAAGAAATATGGCAGTGAAAAAGTAGCTCAGATCGGCACCTATGGTACCATGAAAGCGAAAGCGGTTATCAAAGACGTGACTCGTGCACTTGGCTACGAGCATACTCGTGCCGATCAAATAACAAAGCTGATTCCCGAAGACCTCAAGATCACTCTACATAAAGCTTTGTTTGATCCAAAAATCAAAAGCGAAGAGCTCATTGCGCTTAACGATAGCGAAGAATGGGTTAAACAAATTATCGATAACGCCATGCCTCTTGAAGGCCTCAATCGAAATATGGGTATCCACGCCTGTGGTGTCATCATTGGTGACCAGGAACTCACCAACCTCATCCCGCTGATCTCTGGTGCTAATGGTGAAGTTGTTACACAGTTTTCTGCAGGTCCTTGCGAAGATTTAGGCCTCCTCAAAATGGACTTTTTAGGCTTGAGAACTCTGACCTTGATCAAAGACACCCTAGGTCTCATCAAAGAGAATCACGACATCGAGATCGACATCGAAGCCATTCCAATTGATGACAGAAGAACCTATAAGCTGTTCCAAGAAGGTAAAACAACTGCTGTATTCCAATACGAATCTGCTGGTATGCAAAAATACATGAAAGAACTGCAACCTACAGTTTTCCCTGACCTCATCGCGATGAACGCTCTTTATCGCCCGGGCCCGATCGCCTACATCCCTTCCTTTATTGAACGGAAACACGGCCGCGAAGAAATCACTTATGACTGCGAAGGCATGGATGAATATCTTCAAGAAACTTATGGTATTACTGTTTATCAGGAACAGGTAATGCTTCTATCCCAGAAACTTGGCAACTTCACTAAAGGCGAAGCCGACACACTGCGTAAAGCCATGGGTAAAAAGAAGATGGATTTACTTGCTCAGCTTAAACCTAAATTTTTAGACCAAGGTGAAGGAAACGGCCACGATAGAAAAAAACTTGAAGAAACATGGGAAAAATGGGAAGCATTTGCATCCTACGCCTTCAATAAATCGCACTCAACTTGTTACGCTTGGGTCGCCTACCAAACAGCTTACCTTAAAGCACACTATCCAGCCGAATTCATGGCAGCTGTAATGACTTCCGAACTTGGCAATGCAGATAAAGTCACTTTCTTCCTCGAAGAATGTCGTAACCTAGGACTCAAAGTTCTTCCTCCGAACATCAATAAAAGTAAAGTTACCTTTTCTGTAGAAAATGGCGCCATTCGTTTTGCGCTGGGCGCTATTAAAGGTGTCGGCACCTCGGCATCCGAAACTATTGTAAGAATTAGAAAGGAAGGCGAGTATGAAAGCTTTATGAACCTTTGTGAACGCGTCGGCCATACCAATGTAAGCCGCAAAGTTCTTGAAGGCATCATTGCTTCAGGTGGCATGGATGAATTTGGAAATAAGCGCTCTGCCCTCACTCAATTCATTGATCGCGCTCTTGAACACTCAAGTTCCAAGGCCAACGATTTAGCCATGGGACAAATGAGCCTCTTCGCAGAAGTGGAAGAAGTCAACACAATCTCTCCCGATGACTCCATGCCCGAATGGGATCTGCGCTATAAGCTTGACATGGAAAAAACCTTACTTGGTTTTTATGCGACTGGTCACCCTGTTGGAGAACATAAACAACTCATCAAAAAATTTAGCTCAAACTCAATTACTGGCTTAAAAAAACAAAGTGAAGATCGTGCCGTCGCAAGACTTGGTGTAATGATCAGCAACCTCAATTTGAGAAAAACAAAAAAAGGAAAAACCTTTGCTTCATTTAATGCCGAAGATTTGAGTGATGGCATAGAATGTATCTGTTGGGATTATGATCAAAATAGCGAGGCCCTTAAAGACAATTCAACCATTCTCATAGAAGCTGAATTTTCTCGAGAACCACGAACTCAATTAATTGTTCGTAACGCCATCCCCATTCACGAATCTGTATCCGCACACACTGAACAAACTTTAATTATTTTAGACGAGAGTAAACTCGACCAAGAAAAAGAAAGCCAATTTAAAGAACTCTGTTCTAAAAATATCGGAATCGTCAATGATTATGAGCAAAGGCTCTTAACTCAAACAGCTTTACGCATGGTTCATAAAAGCCAGAAAGATCTCATCCCAAAATTTGAAAAATATCTTAGGGATACCTTCCTGCAAAACTCCAACCGTCTCCAATTAGAAAAGCTTCTAACTCAGGCTGAATTTGCGACCTTCAATCAAAACACGCTCCTTCAAGAGGATCAAAAAAGAAAATTACTTCAATTCTTCAAAGAAATTCGATCTACTCACCGCCTTTATATTCGTGTTTTAACTGCCGACGAAAAAGACATTTGGCTGGAACCCTCCAAAAACAAAAACTTCCTTCCCACCTGGAATTTCATCAATCAAATGAACGAAATATTTGGCACTGGCTCTATCAAGATTAAAGCCAGTCCTTACCAAGGTGAATTAAGAAAACAATACCGTCCAGCGAGAGCCTGA
- a CDS encoding PDZ domain-containing protein, giving the protein MLKRLLLLMAFTVNCFAVATPPLVDENFLPILSKKTLPTQKSVFSLHLKDKQIALACAFTEGGFLITSLDKFEEGILIKDSKGSLFPVELIGTDRKSHLTVLRAPFKLTPLTYGSSKINTGKFLTAVNSSRAISFGIVSLAPYEAIQSNFYHSLRFTLEARPKILYVEPNSPEEEAGLKPGDIINSINGDLMFSGRDTLEKLRSLRINEKIQVDIIRKGKIFKTAYKPQKAKEYNTLPKRMVFQHDIPLAHNQHGGPICLINGEFVGISLAYATPSGSYSIKANECAKIARTLIRNRNENIANK; this is encoded by the coding sequence ATGCTTAAACGTTTATTACTCTTGATGGCTTTTACAGTGAATTGCTTTGCTGTGGCCACACCTCCTTTGGTAGACGAAAACTTCCTACCCATATTAAGTAAAAAAACTTTACCGACTCAAAAATCCGTCTTTAGTCTTCATTTAAAAGATAAACAAATTGCGTTGGCCTGCGCCTTTACTGAAGGAGGATTTCTCATAACATCATTAGATAAATTTGAAGAAGGCATTTTAATTAAAGACTCAAAAGGAAGCCTCTTCCCAGTTGAATTGATCGGCACTGACAGAAAAAGTCACCTAACTGTACTACGCGCTCCTTTCAAACTCACTCCTCTAACATATGGAAGCTCTAAAATTAATACTGGGAAATTCCTCACTGCAGTTAATTCGTCTCGTGCGATATCTTTTGGCATTGTTTCTTTAGCGCCTTACGAGGCCATACAAAGTAATTTTTATCACAGCTTACGATTCACCCTTGAGGCTCGTCCAAAAATCTTATATGTCGAACCCAATTCACCTGAAGAAGAGGCGGGCCTAAAACCTGGAGATATCATCAACTCCATTAATGGCGACCTCATGTTCAGCGGTCGTGACACTCTTGAAAAATTACGTTCACTAAGAATTAATGAAAAAATCCAAGTCGACATTATTCGCAAAGGCAAAATCTTCAAAACCGCCTACAAACCCCAAAAAGCTAAAGAATACAACACCTTACCTAAAAGGATGGTTTTTCAACACGACATACCGCTGGCACACAACCAACACGGCGGCCCCATATGCCTTATCAATGGGGAATTTGTGGGCATCTCTTTAGCTTATGCAACTCCCTCAGGAAGTTACAGTATTAAAGCAAATGAATGTGCAAAAATAGCGCGCACTCTTATTAGAAATCGGAATGAAAATATTGCTAATAAATGA
- a CDS encoding TraB/GumN family protein — translation MDKEQNVERLSFGDREVILIGTAHVSKTSAEQVTRVIEEEQPDAVCVELCESRYQKIKDPDSWKNMDLVKILKEGKLMLFIINLILASHQKKIAEKMGINPGQEMLNAISSAEENEMSLELIDRDVKTTLNRTWGLMSLSNKIKLLASMLGTMTIVAWLLSFILFIVHQSSQIFEGHDKIINIVIVALFLVPFFLPEGNNKEEEVTEESLEKLKEQDMLENLLQEMGDNLPDVKKRLIDERDLYMVKKLQQCESKKMVAVVGAGHVPGMLRHWNDEIDLAALEELPQPGILSKCFKYGFPAVLVLVGVAGMFFLDFDKIKDLIISYIIITGGGAAIGAVVVLSHPWSIFLAFISAPITILHPALGVGMITGVSEAVKRKPTAGDFETLLDDFGSVKGWIKNRVTRVLLTSVASSIGAILGLLYFCHKHNVTGFFKS, via the coding sequence GTGGATAAAGAACAAAACGTTGAACGCTTGAGTTTTGGTGATCGCGAAGTGATCCTCATTGGTACAGCACATGTATCAAAAACGAGTGCGGAACAAGTGACGCGTGTGATTGAGGAAGAACAACCTGATGCAGTTTGTGTCGAATTATGTGAATCACGCTATCAGAAAATCAAAGATCCAGATTCATGGAAAAATATGGATTTGGTGAAAATCCTTAAAGAAGGCAAGTTGATGTTGTTTATCATTAATTTGATTTTGGCTTCACATCAAAAGAAGATTGCTGAAAAAATGGGGATTAATCCAGGGCAAGAAATGCTGAATGCAATTTCGTCTGCAGAGGAAAATGAGATGAGTTTAGAACTCATTGATCGCGATGTGAAGACGACTTTAAACCGCACCTGGGGACTGATGTCGTTGAGCAATAAAATAAAATTGCTCGCTTCCATGTTGGGGACGATGACTATAGTCGCTTGGTTACTGTCCTTCATTTTATTCATTGTTCATCAATCTAGCCAAATATTTGAGGGCCATGATAAAATTATAAACATCGTCATTGTGGCTTTATTTTTAGTGCCTTTCTTTTTGCCCGAGGGAAATAATAAAGAGGAAGAAGTGACAGAAGAGAGTCTAGAGAAGTTGAAAGAGCAGGATATGCTTGAGAATCTTCTACAGGAAATGGGGGATAACTTGCCCGATGTAAAAAAGCGTTTGATTGATGAACGCGATTTATACATGGTGAAAAAGCTTCAGCAATGTGAATCAAAAAAAATGGTAGCTGTTGTGGGTGCAGGGCATGTTCCAGGTATGTTACGTCACTGGAATGATGAAATCGACTTAGCTGCTTTGGAGGAGTTGCCTCAGCCCGGGATATTATCGAAGTGCTTTAAATACGGTTTCCCTGCAGTTTTAGTGCTTGTGGGAGTGGCCGGCATGTTCTTTTTAGATTTTGATAAAATTAAAGACTTAATCATTTCGTACATTATCATTACTGGTGGTGGAGCAGCTATTGGAGCTGTAGTGGTTTTGAGCCATCCGTGGTCAATATTTCTCGCTTTTATTTCTGCACCTATTACCATTCTTCACCCGGCTTTAGGCGTGGGCATGATAACGGGTGTAAGTGAGGCTGTAAAAAGAAAGCCGACGGCAGGGGATTTTGAAACTTTATTAGATGATTTCGGTTCAGTAAAAGGCTGGATAAAAAATCGTGTAACTCGTGTACTTTTGACTTCAGTGGCGAGCTCGATTGGGGCGATTTTAGGCTTGTTATATTTCTGCCACAAGCACAATGTAACAGGTTTTTTTAAATCGTAG
- a CDS encoding FHA domain-containing protein, translated as MSGSNHQEGDVRTLAISRSSVMKGIKKHRVAFLDIKRLDEQVQTYKLKEGDTIIGRTKDNSIQLAFPNISRHHSKISFSNETYSIEDLESTNGTYVNGISIAKCVLHPNDVIEIGDTHLFYYEREELIS; from the coding sequence ATGAGTGGTTCAAATCACCAAGAAGGCGACGTAAGGACTTTAGCGATATCTCGATCTAGTGTCATGAAGGGCATAAAGAAGCATCGCGTAGCTTTTCTTGATATCAAAAGACTTGACGAACAAGTCCAAACTTACAAACTCAAAGAAGGAGATACGATCATTGGACGAACCAAGGACAATTCCATCCAACTCGCTTTCCCAAACATTTCCCGCCACCATTCAAAAATCTCTTTTTCAAATGAAACTTACTCTATAGAAGATTTAGAATCTACTAATGGCACATACGTTAATGGCATTAGTATTGCCAAATGTGTTTTACATCCCAATGATGTCATTGAAATCGGAGACACTCACCTCTTTTACTACGAACGTGAAGAGCTCATTTCTTAA
- a CDS encoding MBL fold metallo-hydrolase, whose product MKNALITFWGSRGSIATPGRSTERYGGNTSCVCLKHDESYFIFDAGTGIRGLGIELMELVEKSYDGNVIELNIFLSHTHWDHIQGLPFFQPAYDSRFKLNIYGSEKKDDMLEKTLSGQMNSVYFPVPMSQLSSELNVHVDLQALDISGVKVSSTDQNHPGGSTAFKASLDGGRTLVYATDNELDLQFHRDGSPKDKMGERYLKFISEVDYLIADGQYTDEEYLDKVGWGHTSLSLIHKIAHQAGVKNLIIYHHDPMHTDSILEDLSHKYMNQYESLTPAMQVIWAREGLTLQLRS is encoded by the coding sequence ATGAAGAATGCACTAATAACTTTTTGGGGAAGCAGAGGCTCGATTGCCACGCCTGGCAGATCAACTGAACGATATGGTGGAAACACCTCATGTGTGTGCTTAAAGCATGACGAATCTTATTTCATTTTCGATGCAGGAACAGGAATCCGTGGACTCGGTATTGAGCTTATGGAATTAGTCGAAAAAAGCTATGACGGCAATGTGATTGAACTTAATATCTTTCTTAGTCACACTCACTGGGACCACATACAAGGGCTACCCTTCTTTCAACCTGCATACGACTCTCGATTTAAGCTCAACATTTATGGCTCTGAAAAGAAAGATGACATGCTAGAAAAAACACTTTCTGGCCAAATGAACTCAGTCTACTTCCCTGTCCCAATGTCTCAATTGAGTTCAGAACTCAACGTACATGTAGATCTCCAAGCGCTAGACATTAGTGGCGTAAAAGTCTCGTCTACAGACCAAAACCACCCCGGTGGATCCACAGCTTTCAAAGCGAGCTTAGACGGAGGGCGCACTTTAGTTTACGCTACAGACAACGAGCTAGACTTGCAGTTTCACCGCGATGGCTCTCCAAAAGATAAAATGGGTGAACGTTATTTAAAATTCATCTCTGAAGTCGACTACCTCATTGCCGATGGACAATACACTGACGAAGAATACCTCGACAAAGTTGGATGGGGTCACACTTCATTAAGCCTCATTCACAAAATTGCTCATCAAGCTGGAGTGAAAAATCTTATCATATATCACCATGATCCCATGCATACTGATAGTATTTTGGAAGATTTGTCACATAAGTACATGAATCAATACGAATCATTAACCCCAGCCATGCAGGTCATCTGGGCCCGCGAGGGACTCACACTGCAACTGAGATCATGA
- a CDS encoding AI-2E family transporter: MKNKPDLLNKFTSPLAHAIEASFDSLAFHSVGDQEHTDAINSVIILAAELMKQSKRSRLSQIKLVRSYLHESFGEAALQKFSQEITREHDLDWNETCKPLLLFSSEDRLNLLKSFIKIAYSEGVYPTEEKSFIKKLAQHLKVSKSKHKHIEEEVFESEDKKKKRALSLAGLLAILLVSILFIITAIYLKSVLIGVALAYFFLPLQQFYLKKFMTNKAVQRIMELKPQRRSLDDNKVLEKRANKKMNIACNLTIATVFLGFIFVISLFTTASYSFLRDTQKKIVDIKQERFEHHQIQENTNSPKVADEKLAEPNDPKIAEDSPKTDSVIEENNEPSDPSTIENEAPKASETYVNWIRQEVKELEQKLKEFPVLSAFTTQLALALEDKDNLNTIAAKLTKASGGLLGTLQVMAGTFINIVLDIFMGLFFFIFFLKKMALFQLVSGGQSTGQYIIDGIFNSTWTPTLNQETKQEAISILDVVIDKMQRWVRGCMFIILVELPIFLIIFSIMGVPYAIPLAIISSLQVLLPFLGPIIAIALTFVICLFNGITDPAFYLGLALVYFLIVTLLEGFFLYPKLVGASLGLTLLETIIVVLLGGITAGIGGAIFGVPAASIIKYLSPRIYKSFFSNKESSEPPPELALENEKSPAAS; encoded by the coding sequence ATGAAAAACAAACCAGATTTACTCAATAAGTTCACATCGCCACTCGCCCACGCCATAGAAGCTAGTTTTGACTCCTTGGCTTTTCACTCCGTTGGCGACCAGGAACATACTGATGCGATTAATTCAGTAATTATTTTAGCTGCTGAGCTAATGAAGCAATCAAAACGCAGTCGCCTCAGTCAAATTAAACTTGTGCGAAGCTATTTGCACGAAAGTTTTGGTGAAGCCGCATTGCAAAAATTCTCACAAGAAATCACTCGTGAGCACGACCTTGACTGGAACGAAACCTGTAAACCACTTTTACTTTTTTCTAGCGAGGACAGACTTAACTTACTCAAGTCTTTTATCAAAATCGCTTATTCCGAAGGGGTTTACCCCACGGAAGAAAAATCTTTCATTAAAAAACTTGCTCAGCACCTCAAAGTCTCAAAATCTAAGCATAAACATATTGAAGAAGAAGTTTTTGAGTCTGAAGACAAAAAGAAAAAACGCGCACTTTCTCTAGCAGGCCTTCTAGCCATCCTCCTAGTTTCCATCCTCTTTATCATTACTGCTATCTACTTAAAGTCAGTTCTAATTGGCGTGGCACTTGCCTACTTCTTCTTGCCACTTCAGCAATTTTACCTAAAAAAGTTCATGACCAATAAGGCCGTTCAACGCATTATGGAGCTTAAACCTCAGCGCAGAAGCCTTGATGACAACAAAGTTCTTGAAAAACGTGCAAATAAAAAAATGAACATCGCCTGCAATCTAACCATTGCCACTGTCTTCTTAGGTTTCATTTTTGTGATTAGCCTATTCACCACAGCTAGTTATAGCTTTCTTCGCGATACACAGAAAAAAATTGTGGATATCAAGCAAGAACGTTTTGAGCATCATCAAATTCAAGAAAACACTAATAGTCCCAAAGTCGCAGACGAAAAACTAGCAGAGCCCAACGACCCTAAAATTGCTGAGGACTCACCAAAGACTGACTCGGTCATAGAAGAGAATAATGAACCAAGTGACCCTAGCACTATTGAAAACGAGGCTCCGAAAGCCTCTGAAACTTATGTCAATTGGATCCGCCAAGAGGTTAAGGAATTAGAACAAAAACTTAAAGAGTTCCCAGTCCTATCCGCTTTCACTACACAATTAGCCCTAGCACTTGAAGACAAGGATAACCTCAATACAATTGCCGCAAAATTAACGAAAGCTTCTGGCGGGCTTTTAGGCACCCTCCAAGTTATGGCAGGGACCTTCATTAACATTGTCTTAGATATCTTTATGGGCCTGTTCTTTTTTATCTTTTTCCTTAAGAAAATGGCCTTATTCCAACTCGTTTCAGGAGGCCAATCAACAGGGCAATACATAATTGACGGCATCTTTAATAGTACGTGGACACCAACACTTAACCAAGAGACCAAACAAGAAGCTATCTCTATCTTAGATGTAGTGATCGACAAAATGCAACGCTGGGTTCGCGGTTGTATGTTTATCATTCTTGTTGAACTCCCGATATTTTTGATCATCTTCAGTATCATGGGTGTCCCCTACGCTATCCCTCTCGCCATCATCTCTAGCTTACAGGTTCTGCTACCATTCCTAGGACCCATTATCGCTATTGCGCTTACTTTTGTCATTTGTCTATTCAATGGCATAACTGACCCAGCCTTTTACCTAGGCTTAGCCTTGGTTTACTTCTTAATTGTCACCTTGCTGGAAGGTTTTTTCCTTTACCCGAAACTCGTAGGAGCTTCTCTCGGACTCACTCTACTTGAAACCATCATTGTTGTTCTTCTTGGTGGTATTACTGCAGGTATTGGTGGAGCGATCTTTGGTGTCCCCGCAGCTTCCATTATCAAGTACCTTTCACCAAGGATATACAAAAGCTTTTTTTCCAACAAAGAGTCCTCAGAACCTCCACCTGAATTAGCGCTCGAAAATGAAAAAAGCCCTGCCGCCTCTTAG
- the thiI gene encoding tRNA uracil 4-sulfurtransferase ThiI has protein sequence MSNIPVNCFLLRYNEIGTKGKNRWQFEQKLLNNISRQLTNRSEFNYYRDQGRFALKKRDNSFFSPKEIKIASEALDRTFGLESYAPGIITDPDADTILELIAKHFETAYQIGKNQLLPLQDYTFRVRCRRSWKKFPYTSKEMEMEIAEKILPNHDDLKVNLKKAHLTVGVEIRPDIAFVHFQDHKGLGGLPVGSSAPVLCLLSGGIDSPVAAFKAMQRGSHVNSITFESFPYTQPELIDKVAKLQTILDKFQDHPAKFYACNMAESQKMIRDDCSERFRTILYRRIMMRVSTVVAEHLKTKALLTGEAVGQVASQTLANMDTINRATNTLVLRPLVCMDKNEVIAIAEKAGTFDVSNIQCSDSCTTFAPGKPATNGNPRLLEDQERRYNANDAIIDCLKNTRLIDTQSLEETPVPELIEIYEKKFKNEWFGTD, from the coding sequence ATGTCAAACATTCCCGTAAACTGCTTTCTACTTCGTTACAATGAAATAGGTACAAAAGGCAAAAATCGTTGGCAATTTGAACAAAAATTACTCAACAACATCTCTCGCCAACTCACTAATAGAAGTGAGTTTAATTACTACCGTGACCAAGGACGCTTTGCCCTCAAAAAAAGAGATAACAGCTTTTTCTCCCCTAAAGAAATAAAAATAGCTAGCGAAGCTCTCGATAGAACCTTTGGTTTAGAATCGTACGCGCCTGGCATCATTACTGACCCTGACGCAGATACCATCTTGGAGCTCATAGCTAAACACTTTGAGACAGCTTACCAAATTGGTAAGAACCAACTACTCCCCCTCCAGGACTATACTTTTCGCGTTCGCTGTAGAAGAAGTTGGAAAAAATTCCCCTACACTTCAAAAGAAATGGAAATGGAAATAGCTGAAAAAATACTCCCAAATCATGATGACCTCAAAGTCAATCTAAAAAAAGCTCACCTAACTGTAGGCGTTGAAATTCGTCCTGACATTGCTTTTGTTCACTTCCAAGATCACAAAGGCCTCGGAGGACTCCCCGTTGGTTCAAGTGCCCCTGTTTTATGCCTGCTCTCTGGAGGGATTGACTCACCTGTTGCGGCCTTCAAAGCCATGCAAAGAGGAAGTCATGTCAACTCAATCACCTTTGAAAGTTTCCCTTATACTCAGCCCGAACTCATTGATAAAGTAGCTAAGCTTCAAACAATCTTAGATAAGTTCCAAGATCATCCAGCCAAATTCTACGCATGTAACATGGCAGAGTCACAGAAAATGATTCGCGACGATTGCTCTGAACGTTTCCGCACCATTCTCTACCGTAGAATCATGATGCGTGTATCAACCGTTGTCGCAGAACACCTAAAAACAAAAGCTCTTTTAACTGGCGAAGCTGTTGGGCAAGTGGCCTCTCAAACACTCGCCAATATGGACACCATCAACCGAGCGACCAACACCCTTGTCTTGCGCCCCCTGGTATGTATGGATAAAAATGAAGTCATTGCTATTGCTGAAAAAGCCGGAACTTTTGACGTTTCCAACATTCAGTGCTCCGACTCATGCACAACTTTCGCACCAGGAAAACCCGCGACAAACGGAAACCCTAGGCTTCTCGAAGATCAAGAACGCCGCTACAATGCAAATGACGCAATAATCGACTGCCTCAAAAATACGCGTTTAATTGATACTCAAAGCCTAGAAGAAACTCCAGTTCCAGAACTCATTGAGATTTATGAGAAGAAATTCAAAAATGAATGGTTTGGAACTGATTAG